In the genome of Candidatus Pristimantibacillus lignocellulolyticus, the window GATCTATTCACAGGCAATACCTTTTATCTCAGTTATGCCACATTGCGTCGAAAAATGACTTGGGTAGATACACTAAAAATGTTATTATCTAGTTATATAGGTAATATTATTGGAGCTATTTTGTTCGCTATTCTTATTTGGTTGACACAGCTTTTTGCTGATGCTAAGGTTCATACATTTTTATTAGAAGTAGCTCACAAAAAAGTTGACGCTTCAACAATAGAAATATTTTTCCGTGCTATCTTATGTAATTGGCTTGTATGTTTAGCATTTTTCATCCCATACTTTATGAAAACTGATGGGGCTAAAATGTTCGTCATGATATTGTTGGTATTCAGCTTCTTCATCGCTGGATTTGAACATAGTATTGCAAATATGTCTGTTTTCGCTTTATCTATAGCGGCTCAAGGCTGGGGAGCAATTAGCATCGGAGATATACTACACAACCTCATCCCTGCAACATTAGGTAATATAATGGGCGGTGGTGTGCTTATGGCCACGTTCTATTATTATCTTAACAAACCATATTTCAAAGAAAGTGGGAATAACAATGAAAACACGTAAACTTGTTATGATAGGTACAGGTGCGGTAGGATCTACAACGGCATATACGCTATTGCTTCGTAATCGCGTCGATGAATTAGTTCTTATCGATGCAAATCATGCTAAAGCAGCTGGTGATGCACTAGATATGAACCATGGTATGCCTTATGTTGGTGGAGCAAAACTTTGGGCGGGTACTTATTCTGATTGCGTAGGTGCGGACATCATTATTATTACTGCAGGCGCTGCACAAAAACCTGGTGAATCTCGTACTGACTTACTTCAACGTAATGCTGATATTTTTGATAGCATCATTAAACAAATCTTACCTTACAACCAGGATGCGATTCTTCTTATTGCAACTAATCCTGTTGATATTATGAGTTATGTAGCACTTAAGAAATCTGGCTGGCCGGTTAATCGTGTCATCGGATCTGGTACATTGCTTGACAGTGCAAGATTCCGTTACTTGTTAGGTCAAGAATTGAAAATCGATCCTCGTAGTGTTCATGCACATATTATCGGGGAGCATGGAGATTCCGAACTACCAGTATGGAGTTTAGCAAATGTGGCTGGCGTAGATCTAGAGCTTGCAGACGATGTTAAAGAACATATCTTCACTCACACACGCGACGCTGCATACGAGATCATCGAGGCAAAAGGCTCTACTTACTACGCTATCGCACTTGCCCTTGATCGTATAGTAACTGCAATCTTTGATGATGAAGGTGCTGTATTGAACGTATCTACACTACTTGATAACTATTGTGGTGTATCCGATGTCTACCTAGGGGTTCCATGTATCGTTGATCGCAGTGGTGTTCGCCAAACACTTCGATTGAATCTAACGCCGGAAGAGCAGCAATTATTCGAGAAATCAGCAAATAAACTTAAAGGCATGATTGATAGTTTGAACCTTGAACTTGATCCTAATAAAATGTAATGAATGATTAGTACAATATAAGACAGCCTGCATGAAGAGAAGAAGTTTACAATCTCTCTAACATGCAGGCTGTTTTCTGTTATTTACTATGTATAAGTGTAACAGTACTTTCCCAATCATTAGAAAAATGCAAAAAGGATACAAAGCTATATTCGCATGCGAATATAGCTTTGTATCCTTCTATAGCTTGTCATCCATCCACATATAAGTTCAAATGACTTATTGCAACGATACATGATTGGCTTAAGAAAACACAATACTATTGGTTTTCCAATTCTTCTTTGCTAACTAATGCGATTAAACCATTAACTGCCTGTTCTGCATCAGAACCCTCTGCACTAATCGTAATTTCCGTTCCAGAGCTAATTGCAAGACTCATAATACCCATGATCGACTTAGCGTTCACTTTTTTATCGTCTTTTTCAACAAATACCTCGGAGGAA includes:
- a CDS encoding HPr family phosphocarrier protein, coding for MARLPVVVRLKTGLHARPAALFVQEANKFSSEVFVEKDDKKVNAKSIMGIMSLAISSGTEITISAEGSDAEQAVNGLIALVSKEELENQ
- a CDS encoding L-lactate dehydrogenase, producing MKTRKLVMIGTGAVGSTTAYTLLLRNRVDELVLIDANHAKAAGDALDMNHGMPYVGGAKLWAGTYSDCVGADIIIITAGAAQKPGESRTDLLQRNADIFDSIIKQILPYNQDAILLIATNPVDIMSYVALKKSGWPVNRVIGSGTLLDSARFRYLLGQELKIDPRSVHAHIIGEHGDSELPVWSLANVAGVDLELADDVKEHIFTHTRDAAYEIIEAKGSTYYAIALALDRIVTAIFDDEGAVLNVSTLLDNYCGVSDVYLGVPCIVDRSGVRQTLRLNLTPEEQQLFEKSANKLKGMIDSLNLELDPNKM
- a CDS encoding formate/nitrite transporter family protein; the encoded protein is METEALAKVEQLAAKKLSIFQQNIFRSLLRSIMASMFIGFGVIVAFKTGALFYQVESPMAYPAAALTFGMAIILIYYAGGDLFTGNTFYLSYATLRRKMTWVDTLKMLLSSYIGNIIGAILFAILIWLTQLFADAKVHTFLLEVAHKKVDASTIEIFFRAILCNWLVCLAFFIPYFMKTDGAKMFVMILLVFSFFIAGFEHSIANMSVFALSIAAQGWGAISIGDILHNLIPATLGNIMGGGVLMATFYYYLNKPYFKESGNNNENT